A genomic stretch from Kwoniella europaea PYCC6329 chromosome 2, complete sequence includes:
- a CDS encoding protein SYM1, producing MAGLLGAYSAFLTRRPLIGGMASSAVLFATGDVVAQQLIEKKGSKHDFFRTARIVVWGGGIFAPAVTVWFRTLERLPIKSKWPATFARVGLDQFVFAPFVLTGFFHAMTLMEGKTLADARAKWQEAFVPTLKANWMLFIPFQTLNMFIPLQYRLLAINGVNIPWNAFLSLQNAKPKQVEKAENDLKKD from the exons ATGGCAGGTTTACTCGGAGCATACTCTGCTTTCTTGACTAGAAGACCTTTGATAGGAGGTATGGCGTCTTCTGCT GTACTCTTTGCTactggtgatg TCGTAGCTCAACAATTGATTGAGAAGAAAGGCAGTAAACATGATTTCTTCAGAACTGC CCGAATCGTCGTTTGGGGAGGAGGTATCTTCGCTCCTGCCGTAACAGTATGGTTCAGGACTTTGGAAAGATTACCTATCAAAAGTAAATGGCCTGCGACATTTGCTAGAGTGGGGTTGGATCAATTCGTTTTCGCTCCTTTCGTATTGACTG GTTTCTTCCACGCTATGACCCTCATGGAAGGTAAGACCCTCGCTGACGCCAGAGCGAAATGgcaagag GCTTTCGTTCCTACTTTGAAGGCGAACTGGATGCT gttcatcccattccaaacTCTTAACATG TTCATTCCTCTCCAATATCGACTCTTGGCTATCAACGGAGTCAACATACCATGGAACGCTTTCTTGTCTTTACAAAATGCTAAACCCAAGCAAGTTGAAAAGGCCGAGAATGATCTCAAGAAGGATTAA
- a CDS encoding uracil-DNA glycosylase, translated as MPPQARSISSYFKPTTVVAAASASTATATTPDKKKSTLSEAAKRAIQEGALAATTDGDASLKENDLSEPSAKRQKVDSSPSEVKVADIFLKSSPSKSTSSPSASRISSVTRSKTREELREKISANPQWSAKLNLEIDTMGEDWLLALQDELTKSYFLNLKEFVTNEQKTKKVFPPAEDIYSWSRFCPLKDIRVVIIGQDPYHDDGQAHGLAFSVRKGVRIPPSLRNMYKEMHDEIPEFVIPKHGDLTEWAKHGVLLLNTSLTVRAHEAGSHANKGWDTFTAAVLKVVTSRLAPGPSLSAASDDKVPGAKGVVFMAWGAHAAKMCAGVDKTKHLILKSAHPSPLSASRGFFGNNHFKKANEWLQLKYGPEGGIDWKALGAGEGGSA; from the exons ATGCCACCCCAAGCACGATCAATTTCGTCCTACTTCAAGCCCACCACCGTCGTAGCTGCTGCATCAGCATCGACCGCGACTGCAACCACTCcggacaagaagaaaagcaCGTTGAGCGAAGCTGCCAAGCGGGCCATCCAGGAAGGTGCTCTAGCCGCGACTACCGACGGCGATGCAAgtttgaaagagaatgatctGAGTGAACCATCGGCTAAGAGGCAAAAGGTGGATAGTAGTCCCTCAGAAGTTA AAGTAGCAGATATCTTCTTAAAATCCTCACCATCTaaatccacctcttctccttccgCTTCGAGGATATCATCAGTAACAAGATCGAAAACACGCGAAGAGCTTAGAGAAAAGATATCAGCCAACCCTCAATGGTCGGCCAAATTGAATCTGGAAATCGATACGATGGGTGAAGATTGGTTGTTGGCTTTACAGGATGAATTGACGAAATCTTATTTCCTCAAC TTGAAAGAGTTTGTTACGAATGAacagaagacgaagaaagtgTTTCCTCCAG CCGAAGATATCTACTCTTGGTCCCGATTCTGCCCTTTGAAAGATATAAGAGTAGTCATAATAG GCCAAGATCCTTATCAT GACGATGGACAGGCACAC GGCCTAGCATTCTCAGTCCGAAAAGGAGTAAGGATCCCACCCTCCCTACGAAATATGTATAAAGAGATGCATGACGAGATACCTGAATTCGTCATACCGAAAcatgg TGATCTCACTGAATGGGCTAAACACGGTGTATTGCTGTTAAATACTTCTCTGACCGTTAGAGCTCATGAG GCCGGATCACATGCGAACAAAGGATGGGATACCTTCACCGCGGCCGTACTGAAAGTAGTCACATCCCGACTCGCACCTGGTCCCTCACTCTCGGCTGCATCAGACGATAAAGTTCCAGGAGCGAAGGGAGTGGTATTCATGGCTTGGGGTGCACATGCAGCCAAGATGTGTGCGGGGGTGGATAAA ACCAAACATCTCATCCTgaaatcagctcatccatcacctctctCAGCAAGTCGAGGGTTCTTCGGCAACAACCATTTCAAAAAGGCAAACGAATGGTTACAACTCAAATATGGTCCAGAAGGCGGTATCGATTGGAAAGCTCTTGGTGCAGGTGAAGGCGGATCTGCATAA
- a CDS encoding pre-mRNA-splicing factor SLT11 translates to MPAKHDINKVGVESSDFPILCETCLGPNPYVRMSKQEFGNECKICNRPFTVFRWNPGAGARFKKTEICNTCAKIKGVCQTCLLDLEYGLPVQVRDAALGRKSQAPSSDINKQYYIQNLEAQMADSPDGSSSFDSEVANRAGREMLKGIARSDPYYKRNRPHICSFFVKGECKRGGECPFRHEIPKEGALAKQNIVDRYYGKNDPVAKKILREQAESKGMKAPEDKSITTLLFLGLPTTTESEVRASLVGACPFVKPIDIKGITIVETSHCAFINFKQRQLAERVAEALSAQGGIEVGGKKAKVVWGRARPQKGKSPATSTPSGEASGSGSAVTTESS, encoded by the exons ATGCCAGCCAAACATGATATAAAT AAAGTAGGAGTGGAAAGTTCTGATTTCCCTATATT GTGCGAAACAT GTCTAGGACCTAATCCATATGTACgaatg TCAAAGCAAGAATTCGGCAACGAATGTAAGATCTGTAATCGACCGTTCACAGTGTTCAGGTGGAATCCCGGAGCCGGAGCTAGATTTAAGAAAACTGAGATTTGTAACACCTGCGCGAAGATCAAGGGGGTCTGTCAGACTTGCTTGTTGGATCT TGAGTACGGTTTACCAGTCCAGGTCCGAGATGCAGCTTTGGGACGTAAGAGTCAAGCTCCATCGTCAGACATCAATAAGC AATATTATATACAGAATTTAGAAGCTCAGATGGCAGATTCACCTGAcggatcatcatcgttcgaTTCAGAAGTTGCGAACAGAGCTGGTAGAGAGATGTTAAAAGGGATAGCTAGATCTGATCCATATTACAAGAGGAATAGACCACATATATGTAGTTTTTTCGTCAAAGGGGAATGTAAGAGAGGTGGAGAATGTCCtttcag ACATGAAATACCGAAAGAAGGGGCATTGGCCAAACAAAATATAGTAGATCGTTATTACGGTAAAAATGATCCTGTAGCAAAGAAGATATTGAGAGAACAAGCCGAGAGTAAAGGTATGAAAGCTCCAGAGGATAAATCAATT ACAACCCTCTTATTCCTTGGTTTACCTACCACTACCGAATCGGAAGTTCGAGCGTCCTTAGTTGGAGCATGTCCATTCGTTAAACCTATAGACATAAAAGGAATAACCATCGTAGAGACATCTC ATTGTGCATTCATAAACTTCAAACAGCGTCAATTGGCTGAGAGGGTAGCTGAAGCATTATCGGCTCAAGGTGGAATAGAAGTGGGTGGGAAGAAGGCCAAGGTCGTTTGGGGAAGAGCGAGACCTCAGAAAGGTAAATCCCCTGCTACTAGTACACCTTCGGGCGAGGCTAGTGGATCTGGATCAGCTGTTACGACGGAAAGCAGTTGA